Proteins found in one Magnolia sinica isolate HGM2019 chromosome 5, MsV1, whole genome shotgun sequence genomic segment:
- the LOC131246124 gene encoding serine/threonine-protein kinase AFC2-like isoform X2: MEMECPTEFPHMHMDRRPRKRPRLAWDVPQLPKAQLGISCGQEVGNVTSFAHSRAPPDHTCSSLYVRGVARNGSPPWRDDDKDGHYMFALGENLTSRYRIHSKMGEGTFGQVLECWDREKKEMVAIKVVRGIKKYREAAMIEIDVLQQLGKHDKNGTRCVQIRNWFDYRNHICIVCEKLGPSLYDFLRKNNYRSFPIDLVRELGRQLLECVAFMHDLHLIHTDLKPENILLVSSEYVKVPDYKVSSRSPKDGSYFKRLPKSSAIKVIDFGSTTYEQQDHSYIVSTRHYRAPEVILGLGWSYPCDVWSVGCILVELCSGEALFQTHENLEHLAMMERVLGPLPQHMLKRVDRHAEKYIRRGRLDWPEGATSRESIKAVLKLPRLQNLVMQHVDHSAGDLIDLLQGLLRYDPSDRSTAQEALRHPFFTRDHHRRF; this comes from the exons ATGGAGATGGAATGCCCGACGGAGTTCCCTCACATGCACATGGACCGTCGGCCCAGAAAGAGGCCGAGGTTAGCTTGGGACGTTCCTCAGCTCCCAAAG GCTCAGCTAGGAATTTCATGTGGGCAAGAGGTTGGAAATGTTACAAGCTTTGCACATTCAAGGGCACCCCCAGACCATACATGTTCTTCTTTGTATGTAAGAGGAGTCGCTCGAAATGGTTCTCCCCCTTGGCGAGATGATGACAAAGATGGACATTACATGTTTGCACTTGGAGAGAATTTAACTTCTCGCT ATAGGATCCACAGCAAAATGGGCGAAG GGACATTTGGTCAGGTTTTGGAATGCTGGgacagggaaaaaaaagagatGGTAGCCATCAAAGTTGTCCGTGGTATTAAGAAGTACCGGGAGGCTGCGATGATTGAAATTGATGTCCTTCAACAGCTTGGAAAACATGATAAGAATGGCACTCG TTGTGTGCAAATAAGGAACTGGTTTGACTATCGTAACCATATCTGTATC GTATGTGAGAAGCTTGGACCAAGCTTGTACGATTTTCTACGGAAAAACAATTATCGGTCATTTCCAATTGATCTAGTTCGAGAGCTTGGCAGACAACTGTTGGAATGTGTAGCAT TTATGCATGATTTGCACCTCATTCACACTGACTTGAAGCCTGAGAACATTCTACTTGTTTCGTCAGAGTATGTCAAGGTACCGGACTACAAG GTTTCATCACGTTCTCCCAAGGATGGATCCTATTTCAAGAGACTGCCAAAATCAAGTGCAATTAAAGTAATTGATTTTGGTAGCACTACTTACGAGCAACAAGATCATAGCTACATTGTGTCCACTCGGCATTATCGGGCGCCTGAGGTTATTCTTG GCCTTGGGTGGAgctacccatgtgatgtatggagTGTTGGTTGTATTTTGGTGGAGCTTTGCTCG GGGGAAGCATTATTTCAGACTCATGAGAATTTGGAGCACTTGGCCATGATGGAGAGGGTACTGGGTCCATTGCCTCAGCACATGTTGAAGAGAGTAGA TCGACATGCTGAGAAGTACATCAGAAGAGGTAGACTGGACTGGCCTGAGGGTGCAACCTCAAGGGAAAGCATCAAAGCTGTTTTAAAGTTGCCTCGACTTCAG AACCTAGTAATGCAGCATGTTGATCACTCGGCTGGTGATCTTATAGACCTCTTGCAAGGCCTTCTCAGATATGATCCATCGGATCGGTCGACGGCCCAAGAAGCCCTAAGACACCCCTTCTTTACCAGGGATCATCATAGGAGGTTTTAG
- the LOC131246124 gene encoding serine/threonine-protein kinase AFC2-like isoform X1 codes for MEMECPTEFPHMHMDRRPRKRPRLAWDVPQLPKAQLGISCGQEVGNVTSFAHSRAPPDHTCSSLYVRGVARNGSPPWRDDDKDGHYMFALGENLTSRYRIHSKMGEGTFGQVLECWDREKKEMVAIKVVRGIKKYREAAMIEIDVLQQLGKHDKNGTRCVQIRNWFDYRNHICIVCEKLGPSLYDFLRKNNYRSFPIDLVRELGRQLLECVAFMHDLHLIHTDLKPENILLVSSEYVKVPDYKLYALQVSSRSPKDGSYFKRLPKSSAIKVIDFGSTTYEQQDHSYIVSTRHYRAPEVILGLGWSYPCDVWSVGCILVELCSGEALFQTHENLEHLAMMERVLGPLPQHMLKRVDRHAEKYIRRGRLDWPEGATSRESIKAVLKLPRLQNLVMQHVDHSAGDLIDLLQGLLRYDPSDRSTAQEALRHPFFTRDHHRRF; via the exons ATGGAGATGGAATGCCCGACGGAGTTCCCTCACATGCACATGGACCGTCGGCCCAGAAAGAGGCCGAGGTTAGCTTGGGACGTTCCTCAGCTCCCAAAG GCTCAGCTAGGAATTTCATGTGGGCAAGAGGTTGGAAATGTTACAAGCTTTGCACATTCAAGGGCACCCCCAGACCATACATGTTCTTCTTTGTATGTAAGAGGAGTCGCTCGAAATGGTTCTCCCCCTTGGCGAGATGATGACAAAGATGGACATTACATGTTTGCACTTGGAGAGAATTTAACTTCTCGCT ATAGGATCCACAGCAAAATGGGCGAAG GGACATTTGGTCAGGTTTTGGAATGCTGGgacagggaaaaaaaagagatGGTAGCCATCAAAGTTGTCCGTGGTATTAAGAAGTACCGGGAGGCTGCGATGATTGAAATTGATGTCCTTCAACAGCTTGGAAAACATGATAAGAATGGCACTCG TTGTGTGCAAATAAGGAACTGGTTTGACTATCGTAACCATATCTGTATC GTATGTGAGAAGCTTGGACCAAGCTTGTACGATTTTCTACGGAAAAACAATTATCGGTCATTTCCAATTGATCTAGTTCGAGAGCTTGGCAGACAACTGTTGGAATGTGTAGCAT TTATGCATGATTTGCACCTCATTCACACTGACTTGAAGCCTGAGAACATTCTACTTGTTTCGTCAGAGTATGTCAAGGTACCGGACTACAAG CTATATGCTCTGCAGGTTTCATCACGTTCTCCCAAGGATGGATCCTATTTCAAGAGACTGCCAAAATCAAGTGCAATTAAAGTAATTGATTTTGGTAGCACTACTTACGAGCAACAAGATCATAGCTACATTGTGTCCACTCGGCATTATCGGGCGCCTGAGGTTATTCTTG GCCTTGGGTGGAgctacccatgtgatgtatggagTGTTGGTTGTATTTTGGTGGAGCTTTGCTCG GGGGAAGCATTATTTCAGACTCATGAGAATTTGGAGCACTTGGCCATGATGGAGAGGGTACTGGGTCCATTGCCTCAGCACATGTTGAAGAGAGTAGA TCGACATGCTGAGAAGTACATCAGAAGAGGTAGACTGGACTGGCCTGAGGGTGCAACCTCAAGGGAAAGCATCAAAGCTGTTTTAAAGTTGCCTCGACTTCAG AACCTAGTAATGCAGCATGTTGATCACTCGGCTGGTGATCTTATAGACCTCTTGCAAGGCCTTCTCAGATATGATCCATCGGATCGGTCGACGGCCCAAGAAGCCCTAAGACACCCCTTCTTTACCAGGGATCATCATAGGAGGTTTTAG
- the LOC131246124 gene encoding serine/threonine-protein kinase AFC2-like isoform X3, which produces MPDGVPSHAHGPSAQKEAEVSLGRSSAPKDRIHSKMGEGTFGQVLECWDREKKEMVAIKVVRGIKKYREAAMIEIDVLQQLGKHDKNGTRCVQIRNWFDYRNHICIVCEKLGPSLYDFLRKNNYRSFPIDLVRELGRQLLECVAFMHDLHLIHTDLKPENILLVSSEYVKVPDYKLYALQVSSRSPKDGSYFKRLPKSSAIKVIDFGSTTYEQQDHSYIVSTRHYRAPEVILGLGWSYPCDVWSVGCILVELCSGEALFQTHENLEHLAMMERVLGPLPQHMLKRVDRHAEKYIRRGRLDWPEGATSRESIKAVLKLPRLQNLVMQHVDHSAGDLIDLLQGLLRYDPSDRSTAQEALRHPFFTRDHHRRF; this is translated from the exons ATGCCCGACGGAGTTCCCTCACATGCACATGGACCGTCGGCCCAGAAAGAGGCCGAGGTTAGCTTGGGACGTTCCTCAGCTCCCAAAG ATAGGATCCACAGCAAAATGGGCGAAG GGACATTTGGTCAGGTTTTGGAATGCTGGgacagggaaaaaaaagagatGGTAGCCATCAAAGTTGTCCGTGGTATTAAGAAGTACCGGGAGGCTGCGATGATTGAAATTGATGTCCTTCAACAGCTTGGAAAACATGATAAGAATGGCACTCG TTGTGTGCAAATAAGGAACTGGTTTGACTATCGTAACCATATCTGTATC GTATGTGAGAAGCTTGGACCAAGCTTGTACGATTTTCTACGGAAAAACAATTATCGGTCATTTCCAATTGATCTAGTTCGAGAGCTTGGCAGACAACTGTTGGAATGTGTAGCAT TTATGCATGATTTGCACCTCATTCACACTGACTTGAAGCCTGAGAACATTCTACTTGTTTCGTCAGAGTATGTCAAGGTACCGGACTACAAG CTATATGCTCTGCAGGTTTCATCACGTTCTCCCAAGGATGGATCCTATTTCAAGAGACTGCCAAAATCAAGTGCAATTAAAGTAATTGATTTTGGTAGCACTACTTACGAGCAACAAGATCATAGCTACATTGTGTCCACTCGGCATTATCGGGCGCCTGAGGTTATTCTTG GCCTTGGGTGGAgctacccatgtgatgtatggagTGTTGGTTGTATTTTGGTGGAGCTTTGCTCG GGGGAAGCATTATTTCAGACTCATGAGAATTTGGAGCACTTGGCCATGATGGAGAGGGTACTGGGTCCATTGCCTCAGCACATGTTGAAGAGAGTAGA TCGACATGCTGAGAAGTACATCAGAAGAGGTAGACTGGACTGGCCTGAGGGTGCAACCTCAAGGGAAAGCATCAAAGCTGTTTTAAAGTTGCCTCGACTTCAG AACCTAGTAATGCAGCATGTTGATCACTCGGCTGGTGATCTTATAGACCTCTTGCAAGGCCTTCTCAGATATGATCCATCGGATCGGTCGACGGCCCAAGAAGCCCTAAGACACCCCTTCTTTACCAGGGATCATCATAGGAGGTTTTAG
- the LOC131246124 gene encoding serine/threonine-protein kinase AFC1-like isoform X4 → MIRMALVMHDLHLIHTDLKPENILLVSSEYVKVPDYKVSSRSPKDGSYFKRLPKSSAIKVIDFGSTTYEQQDHSYIVSTRHYRAPEVILGLGWSYPCDVWSVGCILVELCSGEALFQTHENLEHLAMMERVLGPLPQHMLKRVDRHAEKYIRRGRLDWPEGATSRESIKAVLKLPRLQNLVMQHVDHSAGDLIDLLQGLLRYDPSDRSTAQEALRHPFFTRDHHRRF, encoded by the exons ATGATAAGAATGGCACTCG TTATGCATGATTTGCACCTCATTCACACTGACTTGAAGCCTGAGAACATTCTACTTGTTTCGTCAGAGTATGTCAAGGTACCGGACTACAAG GTTTCATCACGTTCTCCCAAGGATGGATCCTATTTCAAGAGACTGCCAAAATCAAGTGCAATTAAAGTAATTGATTTTGGTAGCACTACTTACGAGCAACAAGATCATAGCTACATTGTGTCCACTCGGCATTATCGGGCGCCTGAGGTTATTCTTG GCCTTGGGTGGAgctacccatgtgatgtatggagTGTTGGTTGTATTTTGGTGGAGCTTTGCTCG GGGGAAGCATTATTTCAGACTCATGAGAATTTGGAGCACTTGGCCATGATGGAGAGGGTACTGGGTCCATTGCCTCAGCACATGTTGAAGAGAGTAGA TCGACATGCTGAGAAGTACATCAGAAGAGGTAGACTGGACTGGCCTGAGGGTGCAACCTCAAGGGAAAGCATCAAAGCTGTTTTAAAGTTGCCTCGACTTCAG AACCTAGTAATGCAGCATGTTGATCACTCGGCTGGTGATCTTATAGACCTCTTGCAAGGCCTTCTCAGATATGATCCATCGGATCGGTCGACGGCCCAAGAAGCCCTAAGACACCCCTTCTTTACCAGGGATCATCATAGGAGGTTTTAG